From Candidatus Zixiibacteriota bacterium, the proteins below share one genomic window:
- a CDS encoding trypsin-like peptidase domain-containing protein: MRHRRIVHILTAIVTVGLVLQARAAQSQSKSLQQLGGINDALGSIAASVSPAVVQIVASGYVPGSPGGGATGELLSLQRSGGSGVILDPNGYVVTNAHVVRGSRQVQVMLPIAPDPSHQWHSILRPLGKVYGAQLVGLDEETDLAVLKVEGKGLPYLTFGDSDELRPGQIVLAFGSPLGLDNSVTLGVVSAVARQMSPEDPMIYIQTDAPINPGNSGGPLIDGNGRVVGINTSILSRSGGSEGLGFAAPSNIVRAVYEQIKATGRVRRGAIGAATQTVTPLLAEALGLPQQWGVIVSDVDPDSPAERDGLRAGDLIHSLDGKIMENARQFTVNLYQRAVGDMIQLELIRDGQPLRLATSVIERPGDPGRFAVYVTPERNLIAQLGILALDLDRPIASMLPPLRNEWGIVVAAQSRETALWESGFLPGDVIYTLNGAEVEDLAALRRALQPIPAGTPVAVGVERDSRLIYVALRSE, encoded by the coding sequence ATGAGGCACCGACGCATCGTTCACATACTGACGGCGATTGTCACCGTCGGGCTCGTGCTGCAGGCCCGAGCGGCGCAGTCCCAGTCGAAATCGCTGCAACAGTTGGGCGGCATCAACGACGCGCTCGGCTCCATCGCCGCATCGGTGTCACCGGCGGTCGTGCAGATTGTCGCCAGCGGGTACGTGCCCGGATCGCCCGGAGGCGGCGCCACGGGGGAACTGCTCTCCTTGCAGCGCAGCGGCGGCTCGGGAGTCATTCTCGATCCGAACGGCTATGTCGTCACCAATGCCCATGTCGTGCGCGGGTCCCGGCAGGTGCAGGTGATGTTGCCGATCGCGCCGGACCCGTCGCACCAGTGGCATTCGATCCTGCGGCCGCTGGGGAAAGTGTACGGCGCGCAGTTGGTCGGGCTGGATGAGGAAACCGATCTGGCGGTGCTGAAGGTCGAGGGAAAAGGACTGCCGTATCTGACGTTCGGCGATTCCGACGAGCTGCGCCCCGGACAAATCGTGCTCGCCTTCGGCAGCCCCCTGGGATTGGACAACAGCGTGACACTCGGTGTGGTCAGCGCCGTGGCGCGGCAAATGTCCCCGGAAGACCCGATGATTTATATCCAGACTGACGCTCCGATCAATCCCGGCAATTCGGGCGGGCCGCTCATCGATGGCAATGGACGCGTCGTCGGGATCAACACGAGCATTCTGTCACGCTCCGGCGGGAGCGAAGGGCTCGGATTCGCCGCGCCCAGCAACATCGTCCGCGCCGTATACGAACAGATCAAGGCGACCGGACGCGTCCGTCGCGGCGCGATCGGCGCCGCCACCCAGACAGTGACGCCGTTGCTGGCGGAGGCGCTCGGTCTGCCGCAGCAGTGGGGCGTGATCGTCAGCGATGTCGATCCGGACAGCCCGGCCGAACGCGACGGTCTGCGCGCCGGTGATCTGATCCATTCACTCGACGGCAAGATCATGGAGAACGCGCGGCAGTTTACGGTGAATCTGTATCAGCGCGCGGTCGGCGACATGATCCAGCTTGAGCTCATCCGTGATGGGCAACCGCTGCGGCTGGCGACCAGCGTGATTGAACGGCCCGGCGATCCCGGTCGCTTCGCGGTGTATGTCACCCCCGAACGAAACCTGATCGCACAACTGGGAATCCTCGCGCTCGATTTGGATCGTCCGATCGCGTCGATGCTGCCGCCGTTGCGAAACGAGTGGGGCATCGTCGTCGCCGCCCAATCGCGGGAAACGGCGTTGTGGGAGAGCGGCTTTCTGCCGGGCGATGTGATCTACACTCTCAACGGCGCCGAGGTCGAGGACCTGGCCGCCCTGCGACGCGCGCTGCAGCCGATTCCGGCAGGGACCCCCGTCGCTGTCGGCGTGGAACGCGACTCCCGGCTGATCTATGTCGCACTGCGCAGCGAATAG
- a CDS encoding cation:proton antiporter, whose translation MRKHLALTVLLVAATAAVAWAAADGEGTGNVDIVEVLISLVAILIGAKIGGDLAIRLKQPAVLGELVAGVLIGNLTLVGIGWFEPIGENHTVSVLAELGVILLLFGVGLESDLDKMLHVGLSSFLVAMLGVVAPFMLGWGVGIWFYPEHSFYMHMFLGATLTATSVGITARVLKDINRLHSREARIVLGAAVIDDVLGLIILAIVSGMIQAADAGAEMSSTAIFWLVAKAILFLGLSIIVGRYTYPSLFRVANYLRVHGMLLIMSIVMCFLFAAAAAWAGLAPIVGAFAAGLVLDPVKYQDIRHLDMAKHNLEEALEPVMTFLVPVFFVLMGIHVDLLTFADTSVLGFAAVLTAAAVIGKQVSAFGVVKSPEPTNRWIVGLGMIPRGEVGLIFAGIGLSLHVGGERIVTADIYSAVVIMVILTTLVTPPVLTWAFARQQHRPVASE comes from the coding sequence GTGCGCAAGCATTTGGCTCTGACGGTGCTCCTGGTCGCGGCAACGGCCGCTGTTGCATGGGCGGCGGCCGACGGTGAGGGCACGGGCAACGTCGACATCGTCGAAGTGCTGATCAGTCTGGTGGCCATCCTGATCGGCGCCAAGATCGGCGGCGATCTCGCCATTCGTCTGAAGCAGCCCGCCGTACTGGGTGAGTTGGTCGCCGGTGTGCTGATCGGCAATCTGACGCTGGTGGGCATCGGCTGGTTTGAACCGATCGGGGAGAATCATACTGTCTCTGTACTCGCGGAACTCGGTGTGATTCTGCTGTTGTTCGGTGTCGGCCTGGAGTCGGATTTGGACAAGATGCTCCATGTCGGGCTGTCGTCGTTTCTGGTGGCGATGTTGGGCGTAGTGGCGCCCTTCATGCTCGGCTGGGGCGTGGGAATCTGGTTTTACCCGGAGCATTCGTTTTACATGCACATGTTTCTCGGCGCGACGCTAACCGCGACATCGGTGGGCATCACCGCCCGGGTCCTCAAAGACATCAACCGCCTGCATTCGCGCGAAGCGCGCATCGTCCTGGGTGCGGCCGTCATCGACGACGTATTGGGGCTGATCATTCTGGCGATCGTGTCCGGAATGATTCAGGCGGCCGATGCGGGCGCGGAGATGTCGTCGACGGCGATCTTCTGGCTGGTCGCCAAGGCAATCCTCTTTTTGGGATTATCGATCATCGTCGGCCGGTATACCTACCCGTCGCTGTTTCGGGTCGCCAACTATCTGCGCGTGCACGGGATGCTGCTGATCATGTCGATCGTGATGTGTTTTCTCTTCGCGGCCGCGGCGGCGTGGGCCGGTCTTGCGCCGATCGTCGGCGCCTTCGCCGCCGGTCTGGTCCTCGATCCGGTCAAGTACCAGGACATCCGCCATCTCGACATGGCCAAACACAACCTTGAAGAGGCGTTGGAACCGGTGATGACGTTCTTAGTTCCGGTGTTCTTCGTACTCATGGGCATCCATGTCGATCTGTTGACCTTCGCTGATACCTCGGTGCTGGGATTCGCCGCGGTCCTGACCGCGGCAGCCGTCATCGGTAAACAGGTGTCCGCCTTCGGCGTGGTTAAATCGCCGGAGCCGACCAATCGCTGGATCGTCGGTCTCGGGATGATACCGCGCGGCGAGGTGGGTTTGATCTTCGCCGGAATCGGTCTCTCGCTGCACGTGGGTGGGGAACGCATCGTCACCGCGGACATCTACTCCGCGGTCGTGATCATGGTCATCCTGACGACGTTGGTGACCCCGCCGGTGCTCACCTGGGCCTTCGCCCGGCAGCAGCACAGACCTGTTGCTTCAGAGTAG